tctccttctgcccCTAATTTTGCACCTTCTGTCATCCCTCACCAACACCGCAGCTGCAGCGGCCGTCCCCCCATCTTCCCCAGCTCTCTTTGTTTCGTCTCAGCCCCTCGCGCACGATGCCTCAAGTTGCCTCAAAGCATCCTATTATGGCACATATGGAGGGGCACCAGAGGAGCAGGATCATATATATCTCCCTACCGCCGAGTGTCTCCTCACAGTGTTAGCCGTGGACGCTATCACATCGGGCTCCATCGTTCCATTGAATGATTTGATgcttggtgatggtgaCCGCCTGGTCTGGGTCGGTCGCTCTGGTGTGTCGCACATTGATAGTCAAGTCATGCCTCTCATAGAGGAAAGTTGGAACTTAATATCTAGCCGCTCGCGCGACATCATTTCGGAGAGTAATTTCAGAGGTGTGGGATATGGCACACAGCGTGTCCTCCAGAAGGCATACGAGCTGCATCACGTCCGTCCAATCACACTTGTCCATCGAACGGAATACTCGTTGCTTGTCAACgttccatcatctttcctGCCAATTTTTGACACTCTGCTTCCCTCTCATCTGGTCCCCGTTGCGCTGCCAATCGCCCCATTACCTATATCGGTTTCAGGATGGCAATCTGTCCCAGAGAAATTTGCCAAGCATCTTGCGAATATCACTGAGCATCTGAGCTTTTCACCCGAGTTAGACAGAATCTTGTCTGAAGGCATCAGCTTGAACCAGATAAGGAGAGACGTTAGGTGGCTGACCGGGGAGGCACCGAGCGGGATCGAGTCAAGGCACAGCTTCACTTCTGGGGCTGTTAAAGCCGCCCAATGGATATCATGTGAGTTCCTAGATCGGAACGATCAGTCGGTCAAGCTAACTTGTCTGCTTCAAAAGCCCAGGTAGAAAGCACGGGCGCTGATTGCTCTTTACAGTATTTCCTTTTTGGTTTTGCTCCCAATGTCATCTGTCACTACCCATCCACTCTCAATTCCACAGAGCATGTCATATTCTCCGCCCATTATGATTCTCGCGGTTCTTTCGGCTCGACTCGAGCTCCTGgtggcgatgatgatggttcCGGCTCTGGTCATCTCTTAAGCCTTGCTCGCGCAATCAGTAATCAGGGGATTGTATTTGAGAAAGTAGTGACTCTTGCCTTTTTcgctggagaagagcaaggacTGCTCGGTAGTCACGCTTATGCGGGTGCGTCAGAATGGCATTGCAGAGCCGTGCATCGCTGACTGAGATTGTCTTCAACAGGGTACTTAAATTCTCAAAACGCGACGGTTCTACTGCAAGTTCAAGCTGACATGCTCGGCTATCACGCCGTAGGTATAATTATCTTGGGTATTCATGTTATCTGCTGACATATGATAAGCCTGGCGAACCTCTGCAGCTGGGTTTACCAAAAACGTATGTTTAAATGATGATTCTGCTCGCATCATTCTCGTAATATGAGGATCCTACTGATACCTTTCCCTGTAGCATACACCTTCCCGAAGCAAGCTATTTGATTGGTAACCTTTCCCAACTCTATTCTCCAGAGCTTGTTGTTGGGAAGACTGCAGCCTGCTGCTCCGATCACCAAAGCTTCGTTACCTACGGCTTTCCAGCTACGCAAGTTTTCGAGCGCAATGGTCCCATTGTGGACCCAATGTACCATAATTCCGGGGATATCTCTGATAGGGAGGGGTATGATTTTGAACAAATTGTATCTATCGCAAAGGTTACTTTGTCGGCATTGCTCACCGTGGCTGGGTATAAAAGAGTGCCAGTGTAGTCGCATAGCAGTGTATACATCATTCAGAAGATGCCTATCCTTCAGAGTATGTTTCGTATGGCTATGCAAACTGTTCTGAATATTCGTAATGAAGGATGATTAGATAACAGAAATGAATTTCGTTATATCATGATTTTGTTGCTTACTAATAGTGCTTAATTTTCTTCTCCGATCCTTTTTGTTGGAGTTGCACACTGCAAGCCCTTGTATGCATTAAAAGTCATAAGATGTTGATGTGTTGGCCTATCAATTATCATTGCACGTTTCTTCAGAAGTTGCTTGACCGCCACTGCTGTCGAATGGCGAATATCAAATAAGTGCCTGTGATCTGTAATGTACATAAGCACGCATAACACTAATTGTTATTGGAAGCTGTTGAATAATCGTCATTCCTTGTCCATTTCTTGACCACACATATAAATTCCAATTATTTTACAGTTCAGTCTAGTACAAGCAAGCAGAGTATAGATAACCGTACGTTTCTGTCTTAGTTTATCATTTGGCCGGAGCTCAGCTAACGGCGACGGACAAAACAGACGAAGTATCTGTCCGACCAACTTTACCAGGCGCGATCGCCGTCCAAGCCATATTAGAAGTCCACAGCGCAGCAAACACCATCCGCATCATCCATTGTGTTGGCCAAAGACGGTCATCACGGTTGTTTCAGGCACTCTTTCTATCAAAAACCAGCAAGGAACCAACATGGGACAAGATTAGACAGCGAGAAAAGTCATAGCATTGTAAAAAAGTATGAGCACTATCCTTCAAGACTGGATTGATGTAAGTGTTCATTGGCAACCCGCTTGGCAAGCAACCTGCTCCTGACAGTATTTGAAGCTTCTCAATGCAGAACAGCATGTCCAAGTAGACAAACTGAAAGAACATGCACGCCATGGAATTGCGGCACCTATACGAGGCGTAAGACCTGCATCTCCCCCGTGGTTGAGCGACAGCTAGCTCACTTCTTCACTCGAACAGGAAGTCTGGTTATATCTTCTCAATGTACTTTCTGAGGACAAGACCTCCGAGATCACATCACTCATATCCCTCGATCTTAGCTACAAAGCTCTATCAAACAGCATACCTTCTCACTTGGCATCTCTATTACTGAAAACCGCACTTGTTCATCATACCAAAAGATTCCGCAATGAAACTTATGCGGATTTGATCACCTCTATCACCGCAGAGCAGCCCATCGTCAAAGAGACATCATGGACGTCAAGTCGTCCTTCAATATTGGGCGTGCCGAAATCCCCAGGCGATATCACCACTTCGTCCCTCACTTCTCCTCAGAATTCATCAGAACGTCAGATCTCGGCCTCCAAGGGTCCTGCAACTCTGCCACCAGACCCAACATCtgaagaggttgaaagCTTTAACACTCTTCGTTCCCAACTTTCTCGCATATTACCTAAACCGCCATCCACACCCCCTTCTAGACACGGATTTTTATCAatgttggaggaggtaCTGGGAAAGTTTTGGAACGCTGAGAATTTagagggaagggatgatGAATGGAGGAAAGACGACGCAGGCGGGTTTGAGGGAAGCGAGAAAGATTGGGTCTATTTGTGCACGCCATTTGTGTGCTGTTTATCTAGGCCCGTGGGAGTGTTTCTGGGATTCAAATCTTTGATGGAGCGCATGAGTAAGTCGCCATCAATATCAGCTTATACCTATATGAGGCATATTCAACAATTACAGGAGCTTTTCCCCCATTACCTGTACGACTAGCATCTTTTCTCACCCTTTTCCGACAAGCTTTGCCAGAGCTTCACTCGTACTGTGAAGATGAGCAAGTGCCTTACGTTCAAGTAGCACTAAGCTGGATGACGACTCTGCTGGCTAAGGAAATGTGGCTGGGTGATGTCCTTCGTTTATGGGGTAAGCTTTGAGATTATTCTCTCGTTTATGGCATGCTGATACGAGCCAGATACATATCTTGCCGCCCACGACATGTTTGCACTGCATTGTTATGTTTGCGTTGCGATTTTTTCCACTTGTAAGGAGTGAGTCCCCGCATGTTATATCAGTCTATAACAGGTTATAACCGCCTACGTGCCGTAGAACTCTGGAGGAGCTGGATGGATCAGAGGCAAAGCTTATGCTACTCGATCTTCCACCCATGGACGTTGACCGCGTATGTCTTCAACTCTGACACTCTGAGAGTCTGTGTTAAATTTGACGTAGCTGTTACAAGATGCCGCAAATTTGAGGGTGactttccctctcccccgACAAgcagatgaggaggaatgaTTGCATATTGTGCAGTTCCATCGACCATCACAAGCACTGTTTCTATATTTTGCATAGAGGAAGGGCCAATTTCGGCTTGTCTATTATATTATTCATCAGTGCCACGCTCGGCATTTATAAGGGGGCGCGACGCGTTATCAATTTTCAAGCAGCAAGCGGAATCAAAAAAATTGGCGTGTGCCTGAGTTGCTGCTGGCTGTTGGTGGATCCAtctggaaagaaaaggatatTTTTTGCCGATTATTTATTTCTTCGGATTATTCAGCAGCTTCGACCATTTGTACGTTTTATAAATTTGGGGTTTCTTCTAGTTTAACTACCATCTCTCGTTCTTTCGAATTCACAATCACTAATACCGGTCTATCATCGTGATATAGGTGAGTTTGAGGCCAACTTTCTTTGAGACCAtgcctctccatcttcaatgATGTTCAATGTAATTTGCGTTTGAGCCGTCTCCTCGAGAGACGTTTTTGAAACCAAAATTTTGCCTATATGTCTGATACTCTTACTTTTACCCTCTGTACATGATTTTATTCACGACAATAGGGGACTAACAAATATTCATAGGCTTTGAAATCGATCAACCATGTCATCTGATAAAACCAACCTTTTCCCCACTTTAAGTGAGGTGGCGGACCGCACAGGGAAGGGTGAAAGTGCTGGTTTGGAgcaggagggagatgaCAGGCAGATGCAGGAGATTGAGAGTCTTTGTATGAGATGTCATGAAAATGTATGTCATTGCCGCAGTTTCGTACATGTTGCAGATATTCGGAGCTGATGCAAAGGGCAGGGCACGACCAGACTGCTCTTGACCAGCATTCCCTATTTCAAGGAAATAGTGGTCTCTTCTTTTAGATGCGATCATTGTGGTCACCGCGACACGGAGATTCAAAGTGCCGGAGAAATCCAGCGTAAGTGACTTTTGCTGACGGCAGTAACAGCGTGAACTAACTTTCGTTGTTAGCCAAAGGCGTCACTTACACTGTACACCTTCTCACACGCGCCGATCTCGACCGACAGATCGTCAAGTCTAATTGGGCTACAATTACCATTCCCGATATCCAGTTGACTATCCCTCCTGGTCGTGGTCAAATCAATACCGTTGAGGGCATTATTCGTGACACTGTACGAGATCTTAACATCAGCCAACCTGTCCGACGAGTCATGGACCCCGAGACGGGTAAAAAGATTGACGAGCTCCTTGAGAAGCTTAGAGCATCAATCGacatggaggaggaggatgaagacgatggaGGTGTTGGAattgatgacgatgagaaACCCGTACACCACGAGCCATCCAATGCTTCGTCTAAAGAAGAAAAACCTTTCGTTCCCTTCTCTGTGATTGTCGATGATCCGTCTGGCAATTCTTACTTCCAGTTTAAAGGGTCTCAATCAGATCCTCAATGGAACATGAGAGCTTACAACCGGACATTTGACCAGAATGTGACATTGGGTTTGGTCGCTCGACCTGAGGATATATCTGAGGAACAGCCTGAAGGCGTCCCGATTGTCGCTGCCGACCACAAACTGAGCAGTGTGGAGGAGTTTGAATCGAAAAGAAACAAGAATGCGATCAATCGGGATGACGGCACAGTTGTTCCGGACGAGATTTACAGCTTCCCCGCCACGTGTTCTTCATGTGGACACCAGCTTGAGACTCTCATGCAGCAGGTCAACATTCCTTACTTCCAAGTAAGTTTCCCTTTGCCTATACAGCTCGTCGCTAATTCTTTCGTTAGAATATCATCATTATGTCAAGCAATTGCTACGCATGTGGATACCGAGATAACGAAGTCAAGTCTGGTGGCTCGATCGCCCCTAAGGGTAAAAGGATTACTTTGAAGgttgaggacgaggaggatcTTAGTCGAGACATGTTGAAGGTGAGCCCATCTTATCGTGCACTGTATTACGGCTGGTAACTTAAACTGCACTTTGTAGTCTGATACCGCTGGTCTATCAATTCCTGAGATTGACCTGGTGCTTCAACCGGGTACTCTTGGCGGCCGTTTTACCACTCTTGAAGGTCTCCTCAATGAGATTTATACCGAACTCAGTACCAAAGTTTTCCGAGCTGGTGACTCTACTACCGCTGGTATCGGGCAAGCGGATTCGAACGTcggtgaagatgaagcaaAGTTTGGGGATTTCCTCAAAGGCTTGAAGGAGTGTATGTCGGCCCAAAGACAGTTCActctcatccttgacgATCCAGTGTCCAACTCCTATCTTCAAAACCTTTATGCTCCTGATCCTGACCCGAACATGCAAATCGAGGTGTACGATCGAACGTTTGAGCAAAATGAGGAACTTGGTCTTAACGATATGGTCGTGGAAGGGTACAATAAGGAAGCTGAGGGAACGGCATAAGATTCAGATATCTGGACTGGGCAAGCTTGGAATGTTATGCTTTGTAATCACATAGGGAAATTAGAGTAGAAGATGTGCTgctatcatcatctccgaCATGTGGCTTGCTTTCATTTATTGTACTATATAGACATGCATAATCATTGTTCATTCGTACTTTGCAAGGCTAAATTGGATCCTTATTATCTATACTTCCTATAGAGCAGTTTCGTCAATTACCAAGGTCTAATAACCTACCGTCGTCCGTCGTCGACGATATACTACTACTACAAGTATTGTTATGAAATGATAATGAGTGGCATCGTGTGATTTCAATTAGCCCTTTTTTACTCATTTACTATTTGTACAGCCAGTAAGCCAGTAGCAAGTTGTAGTTAGTACGCTTCATGATTGATAGTAGTGGTCGTCGTACACTGGGTCGTTATAATAATTAACCATGCTTCACAAAGCTCCTGCATTGCAGGTATCTACGCCCGCTAATAGCTGGCAACTCTAATGATAATATCGAGGAAAAAAACAGTGGCCCTTTTTCTCAAAACGCGTcactcatcatcaatcGGCCGTACTATTAGACGCTGTATACAAGTAAATAGTAACAATATGTCCAGAGATGTGCCTCCATAGGCTCTACGCACTCCCTTAGAGGACGACGCATCCTCTACAGCATCCCTTATCGACATGatcatccttttcagcTGCTCGACCACCGACAGCGCCCGTCTGAGATTTGGTGGGAGCATTCACAGCCTGAGGAGGACCAGATTCCTTATTTTGCAATCATGTCAATGGTTGATCCCGAAATCCATAAGAGTGTTCAAGCATACCTTTTGGTATCTTCTGATGGCTCGTACGACGGCAATAAAGGCTTCGTCCACGTTTACCCGTTGCTTGGCGGATGTTTCGATACATTGGGCATTGAACCTTTTAGCCAAGTCACGCCCCTCTGAAATGGCATTAAGCTGTGAATGAGATTTAGAAATGAATGGGCTCACCATGCGGCTGGACCTGCCTTTCGTACTCCAAATCACATTTATTCGCTACTACGACTACTGGGAAGTAGTCCTTATCCTTAACCTGTCATTTTGTAGTCAGCGAGATAACATTCGACACGTGAGATTTATGATGACTCACCCGCAAAATTTGTTGATGGAATGTAGATACTTCTTCGAAAGAGCTTCTGGAAGTAATGGAGTAAACAAGGAGGAAACCCTCTCCTACAAACAGATTTCAGTCAGTTGCCATTGGGAGCTTTATGCTTCCACGTACCTGTCCTCATATATTGTTCTCGCATAGCACCGTATTCTTCTTGACCGGCGGTGTCCAACACGTCCAACAAAGCGACTTCCTCATCGATAATACATTGTTTGCGGTAAGAGTCCTCTGTTGAATGGTCAGATGGCAAGCCAGCAGCATCTGTGGTAAATACTCACCAATGGTAGGGTCGTATCTGAATGGTACGAAAAGATTTAGTTAGCACAGGCCTGTCATATGTTCAATAATAAGCAATGTCCGACGCACTCATCGACAAACtaggaaggagagagaaaaaatCAGCTTTCTGGTTTATAGGTTATTGCTTCATCGACTCACATGTGATTGAATGAATTGGATCGTCAAGGCAGACTTCCCAACACCTAAATTACTATATTGTCAGCTTCTGTCTGCACGCAGGGCCTCGGCCTCGGCTTCTATAAGGTCCAAAGCATCGACAACGGCACTTTGAAACAGTTCACACGGGGGAATAACCACCATCGAGCGCATATCGAACTCGAAGAGTAAGCTAGAGGTAACTGTTCCGACTTTCGGGTAGTCCCACACCTATACCTCTCGAGAAGGACACATATTGCCCAGCGGAGTCAAGAATCCGAAAGTGCTTTGATGACTGGCCGACATGATGCACAGacttaccaccaccaccaacgACGACAAGCTTATATTCACGCAAAAATTGAGCCTATCGAATTGCTTAGCACTAAATGGGGATGGTTCGCAATGCAGGCTACATACCTTGGACATGCTGGCTGGCTGAGGTTGGATGGGCTTGAGTGTGAACGGAATTTGTTGACAAgacggagatgatgatcgGAGGTGAGTTGAAGCGTTGCAGAGGGAGAGCCGAAGATGGAGGGATGGATGAGAGTGGCGGGAGCGGGGCCGGGGGACAGAGAGGCACCGGAGATGGTACGGTAGTGAGATGGCACGGAAGGACAAAGAGTGTGATACTAACTTACCCAACAATTAGGCTTCGGCCGCTGATTGTTCGCGCCATGGCGCACAGACCTCTGCCATGGCCAAACATGCCGCGTGGCTTTCGCGTGGTGTGGATAGACGGGATTTCGGCAAAGCAGATTGATAATAGAGGTGTGGCGGCGGTTATCTGTGCTATAACAACACGCCGCTCGTCTCTCCCGGCTCGCCCACCAACGAGCACCACTGCAATGTCCCTCTACGGCGGCATCAAATTCTCCACAAAGAACCTGGAGGATGAGCCAGAGCAGCGGGAGACCCCCCGCCCGGCAGACACGGACGCTGGCTCCCTCCCCCCCTCCCAGTCCAGGCAGAAACAGCCCGCCGCATTCTCCTCCGCGCTCAAGTTCGCTCCCCGCATCAACAAGAAGCCGCAGAAACAGCCAGCTCCATCCGCACACGTCACCGCCCTCCCGCTCCCCCTCAATCCGAGCACCGTAGAAGGCACCGCAGATATCGTCCGCTCTGCTGAACCAGTCTTGCACTCTCGTTCCCCGGCagctcaagaagaaaatgatgCGCAGCTTGTATTCGGGCCAGACGGTCTGCCTCTTGCCAAGGCGCCGGCTATGACCATAGGTGCCAAGGCTAAAGGAGGATACAGGGACAGATTGGGCAACGATGTCTCTggtgaaaagaagaagaagaagaagaaagtggGTACTGTCCGACTGCCTGGTAAAGCACACCATTGACCTTTTCAAAGAGAAAGAATCAACAACCTCTTTTCCCCACGTTTGACCCTGAAGAGATATATGATCCCAATCGGCCCAATGACCTTGGTGAATATCAACAGTATCGGAAACGTgccaaggaagagaggaggaggaagctcATGGAGGCTAAGAGACGAAGGGCTGAAGGGTTGAGCAGTGATGAGAGCAGTTATTATACAGACAGCGAAGAGGATATCGCTCCAAGAAGGGATGGTAAGTGGACCCATACATCGGCCGGCCAAGCACTGACAGTGTACCATAAGCTCCCAAGATGTTTGCCCCTCCAAAGATCTATTCTCCTTCGGCCACAAAGTTTACTCTTTCTGAAGAACCCGAAGCTGCCGCTACTCGTCTGTCCGAATCGCAACCTGTATTTAGCCGTGACCACGATGATAGTCAGATCGACCTGTCAGGCCCACCGCCGTCGGGCGATGATGCTTATGCTAGACGGGTTGCCATGACGCAGCAAGCTCCCTTGCATCTACAGCATCCTTCACAATCAGGTGACGATGCATATGCAAGGAGGGCAGCCATATCCCAGAAACCGCCACCTACAACCTCATTCATTCCGAGTCCTacaccctcttcatccgctATACCAGATGCACACCCCTCTTCTCATTTGACTCAACCACCTACAACCACCTCACCACCTTTGCCCGTTGTATCGAACGCACAGCCCGAAATTCCACAGGCTCAGGCAGCCGCATCATCTAGTCAAGATTTCCAAGCTAtgttggaggagagaaaaaaggcTGCTGAAGCTATTGCTGCCAAATTCAAAGCTCTTGCCGGAGCGGTGCaacccccaccaccacctgcTCTCGCCTCGGCATCGTCCTCTGCAGCGCAGCTTCAGGATGTGTGAGTCAGAAAGGTGCAATGTGGTGTCTGATTGATTTGCTGACATATCATAGTGGTGGTGGGACATTTGCAGAGAAAAGTGGGTCATCCTTCATTTCAGCCTCGTTTGTTTATATCTAGCTAATCTCCTCATTTCAAAGTGATGCGCAAATGGGGCCACGTCGAAGGCACAGGCTTAGGAGCTCGCGGTGAGGGTATTGTCCACGCTTTAACTACGGAACATGTTGCCCCAGTTGCGAATCTCTCTCAACCCCTATCCAAGCGGGCCCTTGCCAAACAaaaagcagcagcagccaaTGCCAAGTCCCGCAAATGGGTTCAAGCACCTTCTGCCCGTGGCAGGATCGTCAATGAGAATAAGGATGAACGtgcaaaggaagaaaaggagaaaagtgaggaagggagggtgATTTGCCTAAGGGGCCTCGTGGGTTCTGTAGAGGAAATTGACGAGGATTTGGTAAATgagattggagaagagtgtTCAAACTATGGGATCGTAGAGAGAGTAGTGCTTCACCTGGTAGAACCACCTCCACCAGAACCGGAGGAGTGTCTGCGCGTCTTTGTAGTGTTTTCCGGGATGGCGGGAGCATGGAGGGCAATCAAGGAACTGGATGGAAGATTTTTCGGGGGAAGAAATATTGTGAGTATACACCGTCATTGACTTGGGGATAGTACTGAAACAAGAATCAGAAAGCCACATATTTCGACGAGACCAGATTTGACAAAGGCGATAGAGATGGCCCAGTGCTTTAACTTTTTAGGAGATGTGTCCGGTGTATGGAATACGATTTTACATATGCACGTACTCTCAACGTAAAAGATATCAACTTGACGTTTTGCCCGCCAACAATTTAGGTATACAGCGATTTATAACCATACACAGAAAATAACAACAACATCCAACGATCCGCCAATGCTTTCACAGTGCTACACTTTCCCGACGTCTCCTACCAGCTTCCTCACCGCGATGGGACTTGGGGTGAATAACGCAGAGGCCTGAAAGCTACCGAGCCTCACTACATTCATGGCCCAGGAAGACTGGTGCGGATTAGGAATGAATGATCTATTGGAGATTTCCTCATTCATCAGTGTAACTTGAGGGGGAGTAATCTTTATTGGATTGGACTGGACAGTGCTTGCACGCCTTTCGCTAGGCCTTTGATCTGGGTTCTGAAGGGAGGCAGCATGCACGACGAACGGATTATGTGACGGTGTGGGAACCGTAGGCGAAGATTTGAATTGGGCTTGCTCTGCTttgatcttcttgatgaGGGCTTCTAGCATAAGTGTACGCATCTCAAGGCCGTCCTCGGTGTCGATGAAAGAACTCTTTCGTGCTTTCGCAGATGGCTGAGGTGATTGCAGTTGGTTTAAGAGGCTCAACATCGCATTGCAAGCTTCGACGTAATGGTCCCTGAGAGTATCATATTCCGCCGGTCGAAGACCGTGAACGTGCGAGGAAATATTGATTCCCAGACGCTGTAGGGTGGAAATGGCTGGTGCAAGGAGTGCTAATAGCGCACCACCTACGGGATCATCTACCCGCTCCTCCTCACCTTGTACAGAACAGACATTCTCTCCGCAGTCGACCGTTAATCCCACAAGCGTGCGCTCCGAATCGGCAGAGTGCCCCGAATCCCCAGACTCTCTTCGGACAAGAGGCCGCTCTTCATTCTTATCGGGCTTGTTATATCGCGCCCACCCCCACTTACCATTTGGTTTCGCATTTGCCCGCTTGAATGAATCCTtacgagaaatggaaaagaCTGAAGTCAGCTTGGAAAAGCAAGACGTGCGTCCGGGCATTATGGGAGGAGTGTACTCCTGAGTAGGTGtagtggaaggagagagtaTGGGCGAGAGAAGGGTATGGTTTAAGCGTGCAATATCGACATCGACATTTGAAAGCTCATTtctgggaggaagaacgtT
The nucleotide sequence above comes from Cryptococcus neoformans var. grubii H99 chromosome 1, complete sequence. Encoded proteins:
- a CDS encoding aminopeptidase, whose amino-acid sequence is MPSLLLPLILHLLSSLTNTAAAAAVPPSSPALFVSSQPLAHDASSCLKASYYGTYGGAPEEQDHIYLPTAECLLTVLAVDAITSGSIVPLNDLMLGDGDRLVWVGRSGVSHIDSQVMPLIEESWNLISSRSRDIISESNFRGVGYGTQRVLQKAYELHHVRPITLVHRTEYSLLVNVPSSFLPIFDTLLPSHLVPVALPIAPLPISVSGWQSVPEKFAKHLANITEHLSFSPELDRILSEGISLNQIRRDVRWLTGEAPSGIESRHSFTSGAVKAAQWISSQVESTGADCSLQYFLFGFAPNVICHYPSTLNSTEHVIFSAHYDSRGSFGSTRAPGGDDDGSGSGHLLSLARAISNQGIVFEKVVTLAFFAGEEQGLLGSHAYAGYLNSQNATVLLQVQADMLGYHAPGEPLQLGLPKTIHLPEASYLIGNLSQLYSPELVVGKTAACCSDHQSFVTYGFPATQVFERNGPIVDPMYHNSGDISDREGYDFEQIVSIAKVTLSALLTVAGYKRVPV
- a CDS encoding zinc finger protein, encoding MSSDKTNLFPTLSEVADRTGKGESAGLEQEGDDRQMQEIESLCMRCHENGTTRLLLTSIPYFKEIVVSSFRCDHCGHRDTEIQSAGEIQPKGVTYTVHLLTRADLDRQIVKSNWATITIPDIQLTIPPGRGQINTVEGIIRDTVRDLNISQPVRRVMDPETGKKIDELLEKLRASIDMEEEDEDDGGVGIDDDEKPVHHEPSNASSKEEKPFVPFSVIVDDPSGNSYFQFKGSQSDPQWNMRAYNRTFDQNVTLGLVARPEDISEEQPEGVPIVAADHKLSSVEEFESKRNKNAINRDDGTVVPDEIYSFPATCSSCGHQLETLMQQVNIPYFQNIIIMSSNCYACGYRDNEVKSGGSIAPKGKRITLKVEDEEDLSRDMLKSDTAGLSIPEIDLVLQPGTLGGRFTTLEGLLNEIYTELSTKVFRAGDSTTAGIGQADSNVGEDEAKFGDFLKGLKECMSAQRQFTLILDDPVSNSYLQNLYAPDPDPNMQIEVYDRTFEQNEELGLNDMVVEGYNKEAEGTA
- a CDS encoding Ras-like protein; translated protein: MSKAQFLREYKLVVVGGGGVGKSALTIQFIQSHFVDEYDPTIEDSYRKQCIIDEEVALLDVLDTAGQEEYGAMREQYMRTGEGFLLVYSITSRSSFEEVSTFHQQILRVKDKDYFPVVVVANKCDLEYERQVQPHEGRDLAKRFNAQCIETSAKQRVNVDEAFIAVVRAIRRYQKESGPPQAVNAPTKSQTGAVGGRAAEKDDHVDKGCCRGCVVL
- a CDS encoding splicing factor 45, producing MSLYGGIKFSTKNLEDEPEQRETPRPADTDAGSLPPSQSRQKQPAAFSSALKFAPRINKKPQKQPAPSAHVTALPLPLNPSTVEGTADIVRSAEPVLHSRSPAAQEENDAQLVFGPDGLPLAKAPAMTIGAKAKGGYRDRLGNDVSGEKKKKKKKRKNQQPLFPTFDPEEIYDPNRPNDLGEYQQYRKRAKEERRRKLMEAKRRRAEGLSSDESSYYTDSEEDIAPRRDAPKMFAPPKIYSPSATKFTLSEEPEAAATRLSESQPVFSRDHDDSQIDLSGPPPSGDDAYARRVAMTQQAPLHLQHPSQSGDDAYARRAAISQKPPPTTSFIPSPTPSSSAIPDAHPSSHLTQPPTTTSPPLPVVSNAQPEIPQAQAAASSSQDFQAMLEERKKAAEAIAAKFKALAGAVQPPPPPALASASSSAAQLQDVGGGTFAEKMMRKWGHVEGTGLGARGEGIVHALTTEHVAPVANLSQPLSKRALAKQKAAAANAKSRKWVQAPSARGRIVNENKDERAKEEKEKSEEGRVICLRGLVGSVEEIDEDLVNEIGEECSNYGIVERVVLHLVEPPPPEPEECLRVFVVFSGMAGAWRAIKELDGRFFGGRNIKATYFDETRFDKGDRDGPVL